ATCGTCGACACGGTCGAGCGCGCCGACCTGCTGGTCGTCGGCACGCCGGTCTATCGCGCCTCGATGACGGGCGCGCTGAAGCACCTGTTCGATCTCGTCGATCACCGCGCGTTTCCCGGCAAACCCGTCGTGCTAGCGGCGACCGGCGGCACGCTGATGCATGGGCTCGTCACCGAGCACCAGCTGCGCCCGCTGTTCGGCTTCCTCAATGCGCTGACGCTGCCGACCACTGTCTATGCCGTCGAGCCGGACTTCGACGGCTACACGCTCGCCAGCGCCAAGGTGCGCGAGCGCGTCGCGCGCGCCGCGGAGGAGGCGGCGGGGCACCTGCGCCTGCTCGCCCTCGAGGCGGCATCCGCGCGCGAACAAAGCCACGCCTGAGAGACACGAGGACACGCATGACCGAACCGCATTCCAACGCCTCGCACGAGCCCGTGAAGTTCGCCTACTGGGTGCCGAACGTTTCGGGCGGCCTCGTCATCTCGAAAATCGAGCAGCGCACGAGCTGGGACATCGACTATAACAGGAAGCTCGCGCAGATCGCCGAGCGCAGCGGCTTCGACTACGCGCTGAGCCAGATCCGCTTCACCGCCGGATACGGCGCCGACAACCAGCACGAGCCCGTCACCTTCAGCCAGGCGCTGCTCGAGGCGACGAGCAAGCTCAAGGTGATCGTCGCGCTGCTGCCGGGGCCGTGGAATCCCGCCGTCGCCGCCAAGCAGATCGCGACGCTCAACGTGCTCTACAACGGCCGCGCCGCGGTCAACGTCGTCTCGGGCTGGTTCCGCGGCGAGTTCACGGCGATCGGCGAGCCGTGGCTCGACCACGACGAGCGCTACCGCCGCTCGGAAGAGTTCATCCGCTCGCTGCGCGGAATCTGGACGCAGGACGATTTCACCTTCGCCGGCGACTTCTATCGCTTCCGCAACTACTCGCTGAAGCCGAAGCCGATCGATCCGCAGCCCGAGATCTTCCAAGGCGGCTCGTCGCGCGCGGCGCGCGACATGGCGGCGCGCGTCTCAGACTGGTACTTCACCAACGGCAACACGCCCGAGGAAATCAAGAAGCAGGTCGACGACCTCCGCGCCAAGGCGAAGGCCAACGGTCACGCGGTGAAGGTCGGCGTCAACGCCTTCGTCATTGCTCGCGACAGCGAGGACGAGGCGAAAAAGGTGCTGGCCGAGATCATCGAGAAGGCCGATCCCGAAGCGGTCAACGCCTTCGGTCACGAGGTGAAGAACGCCGGCAAGGCTTCGCCCGAAGGGCAGGGCAACTGGGCGAAGTCCTCGTTCGACGATCTCGTGCAGTACAATGATGGTTTTAGATCGAACCTCATCGGCACGCCGCAGCAGATCGCCGAGCGCATCGTGGCGCTGAAGGACGCCGGCGCCGACCTCATCCTGCTCGCCTTCCTGCACTTCCAGGAAGAGGTCGAGTATTTCGGCCGCACCATCATCCCGCTGGTCCGCGAGATCGAGTCGAAGCGCGGCGGCTACCGCGTCGCGGCGGAATAGGAGCCTCTCTCATGAACGTTGCCATCAAGGCGCAGGCCGGCAGCAAGGCCGGCGTCCCTGGGCTGCCGCGCCCGACCGAGCCGGCGCATGTGATCAGGGACGATGCCGAGGCCATCGCCGTCGCCGAGGCGCTTGCGGCCGACTTCGCCAGGGAGGCCTCCGAGCGCGATCTCGAGCGTCGCTGGCCCGTCGCCGAGCTCGACGCCTTCTCGCAAAGCGGGCTGTGGTCGATCAACGTGCCCAAGGCCTTCGGCGGCCCGGAGCTGTCCTACGTCACCTTGAACAAGGTGATCGAGATCATCTCGGCCGCCGACCCGTCGCTCGGCCAGATTCCGCAGAACCATCTCGGCGTCGTCGCGGCGATCCGCACCTCGTCGGACGAGGCGCAGAAGAAGCTCCTGTTCGCCGAGGTTTTGAAGGGCACGCGCTTCGGCAACGCCTTCTCCGAGTTCGGCTCCAAGCGCGCGGTCGACTTCGAGACGAAGTTCGAAGATCGGGGCGACCACGTCGTCGTCAACGGCAAGAAGTTCTACTCGTCCGGCGCGCTGCTCGCGCATCTCGTGCCGATCGTCGCGCTCGATGCGGAAGGACGCGCCTGGTACGCGATCGCCGACCGCGACGCGCCGGGGCTCACGGTGATCGACGACTGGTCGAGCTTCGGCCAGCGCACGACGCTCTCGGGAACGGTCATCATCGACAACGTGAAGGTGCCGAAGACGCATCTCGTGCCGGGCTACAAGGGCTTCGAGAAGCCGACCGCCGACGGCGCGATCTTCCAGGTCATCCAGGCCGCCGTCGACACCGGCATCGCGCGCGGCGCGATCGAGGAGACGATCCGCTTCGTCAAGACCTCGACGCGCGCCTGGGTCGATTCGGGTCTCGATCACGCCTGGCAGGACCCCTACACGATCCAGGCCGTCGGCGACCTGTCGCTGCGCCTGCATGCGGCGCAGGCGCTGCTCGAGAAGGCCGGCCTCGCCGTAGATGCCGCCGTCGCGGAGCCCTCGGCCGACAGCGTCGCCAAGGCGCAGATCGCGGTGGCGGAGGCCAAGGTGCTGTCGACCGAGATCGCGATCGCGGCGACGAACAAGCTGTTCGAGCTCGGCGGCACGCGCTCGACGCTGGCGGTGCACAACTTCGATCGCCACTGGCGCAACGCGCGCACACACACGCTGCACGATCCCGTGCGCTGGAAGTACGCGATCCTCGGCAACTATGCGCTCAACGGGGTGAACCCGCCGCTGCACGCCTGGAGCTGAGACGCGGGCCGCCCTCGAACGAAGGTCCTAGCGGCACGCCGGCGCCAGCACTTGTCGCCGGAGCCATTCGTCACCTAACTGACCGGACGGCCTTCGCCGCCGCCCGGTCTAGTCATGGTCGCCGCAACACCTCTTCTCAACGACAGGGCGCGCGCCGAGGCGGTCGCCGAGGTGTTTCGCGTCGTGGCGATCGGCGTACTCGGCGCGGCGCTGGCAGCGGTCGGCACCAGTGCCATCTTCATCAGGCTCGGGATCACCGAAGCGTGGCGCGGCGGCCTGTTCGCGGCGTTCATCTGCACCTGCGCGCTCACGCATATCCTGCTGCGCATGGCCTATGTCCGCGATGCCCGGCGAAGCGAGCGCTGGCGGTTCTGGGGCCGCGCCTTCGTGGCCCTCGCGCTGGTGGAGGGCATCGGCTGGGGCTGGTGCCCGGTCGGGCTCGTCACCAACGGCGATCTCGCGGCCGAGCTCATCGCTTTGTTCGTCACGCTCAGCGTCGCCACCGGAGCCATGGTCGCGTTCGGTGCCTACATGCCGGCGTTCCTGGCGCTGTTCATCCCCGCCACCATCCCGATCGCGGTTCACAACGCGATGAGCCAGAACGCGCTGCTCCACGCGATGTCGTTCC
This Beijerinckiaceae bacterium RH AL1 DNA region includes the following protein-coding sequences:
- a CDS encoding SfnB family sulfur acquisition oxidoreductase (ID:RHAL1_01403;~source:Prodigal:2.6), with amino-acid sequence MNVAIKAQAGSKAGVPGLPRPTEPAHVIRDDAEAIAVAEALAADFAREASERDLERRWPVAELDAFSQSGLWSINVPKAFGGPELSYVTLNKVIEIISAADPSLGQIPQNHLGVVAAIRTSSDEAQKKLLFAEVLKGTRFGNAFSEFGSKRAVDFETKFEDRGDHVVVNGKKFYSSGALLAHLVPIVALDAEGRAWYAIADRDAPGLTVIDDWSSFGQRTTLSGTVIIDNVKVPKTHLVPGYKGFEKPTADGAIFQVIQAAVDTGIARGAIEETIRFVKTSTRAWVDSGLDHAWQDPYTIQAVGDLSLRLHAAQALLEKAGLAVDAAVAEPSADSVAKAQIAVAEAKVLSTEIAIAATNKLFELGGTRSTLAVHNFDRHWRNARTHTLHDPVRWKYAILGNYALNGVNPPLHAWS
- the msuE gene encoding FMN reductase (NADPH) (ID:RHAL1_01401;~source:Prodigal:2.6), producing the protein MSGRQTIAVISGSVQRPSRTSALVAEIASAIATRGDYAFDRIELIEAAPHLFSALHPRELKGEARRIVDTVERADLLVVGTPVYRASMTGALKHLFDLVDHRAFPGKPVVLAATGGTLMHGLVTEHQLRPLFGFLNALTLPTTVYAVEPDFDGYTLASAKVRERVARAAEEAAGHLRLLALEAASAREQSHA
- a CDS encoding hypothetical protein (ID:RHAL1_01404;~source:Prodigal:2.6); protein product: MPLSCASLAWSRQMRSSIAPTGKARSDTSTVPASSREISSSAMNRLSRACVETSMRSRMRRASSGSAMPRSAPTSRPSACTGAQIVARGGEEARLGAIGRLRDADLVAQLVGQGLGAQPQLHQPLERRRGRDADDAHGDDVDDEQERHRVEQRVLAHRVVNRDRDGGGDEQRQERRHVGTERDHGSGGDAERDEQSDELGREIAVGDEPDRAPAPADALHQREGHEGAAPEPPALASPGIADIGHAQQDMRERAGADERREQAAAPRFGDPEPDEDGTGADRCQRRAEYADRHDAKHLGDRLGARPVVEKRCCGDHD
- a CDS encoding putative sulfonate monooxygenase (MsuD) (ID:RHAL1_01402;~source:Prodigal:2.6), whose translation is MTEPHSNASHEPVKFAYWVPNVSGGLVISKIEQRTSWDIDYNRKLAQIAERSGFDYALSQIRFTAGYGADNQHEPVTFSQALLEATSKLKVIVALLPGPWNPAVAAKQIATLNVLYNGRAAVNVVSGWFRGEFTAIGEPWLDHDERYRRSEEFIRSLRGIWTQDDFTFAGDFYRFRNYSLKPKPIDPQPEIFQGGSSRAARDMAARVSDWYFTNGNTPEEIKKQVDDLRAKAKANGHAVKVGVNAFVIARDSEDEAKKVLAEIIEKADPEAVNAFGHEVKNAGKASPEGQGNWAKSSFDDLVQYNDGFRSNLIGTPQQIAERIVALKDAGADLILLAFLHFQEEVEYFGRTIIPLVREIESKRGGYRVAAE